In Chitinivorax sp. B, the following are encoded in one genomic region:
- a CDS encoding beta/gamma crystallin domain-containing protein, translating to MKDRAEATEACFYGLKHFEGAPTCYAVGTEITFSAGDQLNDYYKSVRVGLNAKVVAWQHNNGTGIYREWVGDQPDITDIGGLSKFKVMSHTTLAIAVRFDDKTSTQPGLHHLLVQSFQVGEASSSTGDPAFKLVGFMPPDGPPVTTAVSVRNSITGVYVATGSIYFRWNNETKQVDVAEDNNFPSNMSWARASANEFILSLNHVNS from the coding sequence ATGAAAGACAGAGCAGAAGCGACAGAAGCATGTTTCTACGGTTTGAAGCACTTTGAAGGCGCGCCAACATGTTATGCAGTTGGTACCGAAATCACTTTTTCTGCTGGTGATCAGTTGAACGATTATTACAAATCTGTTCGAGTGGGATTGAACGCCAAGGTGGTTGCCTGGCAGCATAATAATGGAACCGGTATTTATCGTGAATGGGTGGGGGATCAACCGGATATCACGGATATTGGTGGATTGTCGAAATTCAAGGTCATGTCGCATACCACCTTGGCTATTGCAGTGCGCTTTGACGATAAAACCAGTACCCAGCCGGGGCTACATCACTTGCTGGTTCAGTCTTTTCAAGTGGGCGAGGCTTCCTCTTCGACAGGTGATCCTGCATTCAAACTAGTCGGCTTCATGCCGCCAGACGGCCCGCCTGTTACCACGGCAGTGTCGGTTCGCAACAGCATTACCGGTGTCTATGTTGCAACCGGTTCCATCTATTTCCGCTGGAACAATGAGACCAAGCAGGTGGATGTGGCGGAAGACAATAACTTCCCAAGCAATATGAGTTGGGCCAGGGCGTCGGCCAATGAGTTCATATTGTCTTTGAATCACGTCAATAGCTAG
- a CDS encoding fatty acyl-AMP ligase — MSRQKQGKLHRCQYLCLVEGDTVTDPIKQRLLLTPSLTQCPPAILPRHVGEILSLRAAQMPDALAFAFMGFGRVPDVMLSYGELHARALAIARQLLMQGQIGDRIMLVFPTAMGFIEAFFACMYAGRVAVPALPPRTAREAERLVAMVEDCQPGMLLSGESDIESLAHFLHHRTDHAPPCLSVEEVTVSGPLPGLHQPAARGLAYLQYTSGSAAVPRGVMVGHGQLLHNQALLTHHMGSDQNRRWLMVSWLPHFHDMGLVAGILHPLFVGRPCVLFSPEDFMQQPLRWLRVISGLQATCSGAPDFAYTLCIRRAKRGGLAGLDLSSWDHAFSGAEPVRHTTLLQFAETMAVTGFCFDAFAPAYGLAEATLLVAGKVRGDNVVVRHADYDALTMGQYQAPHPASRVVRLVGCGNLGATPSVQVLDPISGSPMPTGQLGEICLQGESVCQGYWAQPVLSGSVFGAYRWTADGSGWLRTGDMGLVDEAGNLFVFGRLKEVVISDGAKFYPPEIEQVISDVDSAVRPGRVAVFNIDMLDTAAVIAVCEVTPVPEMAALAARIQAEVQSQCLLNLNGVVLIGKGQIPLTSSGKIRRFACRHAFLEGELAILYARLDEAVPGNRRKIIRRDVQTVDQM, encoded by the coding sequence GTGAGCCGTCAGAAGCAAGGCAAATTGCATCGTTGCCAATATCTTTGCCTGGTTGAGGGTGATACGGTGACGGATCCGATCAAACAGCGTTTATTGCTGACGCCTTCATTGACGCAATGCCCGCCAGCCATTCTGCCGCGTCATGTCGGTGAAATCCTATCGTTGCGTGCAGCGCAGATGCCGGACGCACTGGCATTTGCTTTCATGGGTTTTGGCCGGGTGCCCGATGTCATGCTGAGCTATGGCGAGCTGCATGCGCGCGCATTGGCGATTGCCCGGCAACTGCTGATGCAGGGGCAGATTGGTGACAGAATCATGCTGGTGTTCCCCACCGCGATGGGGTTTATCGAAGCTTTCTTTGCCTGCATGTATGCAGGCCGTGTCGCAGTCCCGGCCTTGCCGCCCCGCACGGCTCGTGAGGCTGAGCGGCTGGTGGCCATGGTGGAAGACTGTCAGCCTGGCATGTTGTTGTCCGGTGAATCGGATATCGAATCGTTGGCGCACTTTCTGCATCATCGTACCGACCATGCACCGCCTTGTCTGTCTGTGGAGGAGGTGACCGTATCCGGCCCTCTGCCTGGGCTGCATCAGCCGGCTGCTCGCGGTCTGGCTTATCTACAGTATACCTCCGGGTCAGCTGCCGTACCGCGCGGCGTGATGGTAGGGCATGGTCAGTTGCTGCATAACCAAGCCTTGCTGACACACCATATGGGCAGTGATCAAAACCGTCGTTGGCTGATGGTGTCGTGGCTGCCACATTTTCATGATATGGGGCTGGTAGCAGGTATTCTGCACCCGCTGTTCGTTGGTCGTCCGTGTGTGCTGTTCTCGCCGGAGGATTTCATGCAGCAGCCCCTACGCTGGCTTCGGGTAATCAGTGGATTGCAGGCAACCTGCAGTGGTGCACCCGACTTTGCCTACACGCTATGCATTCGTCGTGCCAAACGTGGTGGCCTGGCAGGGCTGGATCTATCCAGCTGGGATCATGCCTTCAGCGGTGCGGAGCCTGTGCGACACACTACCTTATTGCAGTTTGCTGAAACCATGGCAGTGACCGGTTTCTGCTTCGACGCTTTTGCGCCCGCCTATGGTTTGGCGGAGGCAACCTTACTGGTTGCTGGTAAGGTACGTGGCGATAACGTGGTAGTGCGGCATGCCGATTACGATGCACTGACCATGGGGCAGTATCAGGCACCTCATCCGGCTTCGCGCGTGGTACGGCTGGTTGGGTGTGGCAATCTGGGGGCGACGCCATCGGTTCAGGTGTTGGATCCGATTTCCGGTTCGCCAATGCCCACAGGACAGTTGGGTGAGATTTGTCTGCAAGGGGAGAGTGTGTGTCAAGGTTACTGGGCGCAGCCCGTGTTATCCGGCTCGGTGTTTGGTGCCTATCGTTGGACTGCGGATGGCTCTGGCTGGTTGCGGACTGGTGATATGGGGTTGGTTGACGAAGCTGGTAATCTGTTTGTGTTCGGGCGATTGAAAGAGGTAGTGATCAGTGATGGGGCCAAATTTTATCCACCAGAAATCGAACAGGTGATCAGCGATGTGGATAGCGCGGTTCGCCCTGGTCGTGTGGCGGTATTCAATATTGATATGTTGGATACTGCAGCCGTCATCGCGGTGTGTGAGGTGACACCGGTTCCTGAGATGGCCGCGCTGGCCGCCCGCATTCAGGCTGAGGTTCAGTCCCAATGTCTATTGAATCTGAATGGAGTGGTGTTGATCGGCAAGGGACAGATCCCGCTGACCTCTAGCGGGAAGATACGCCGGTTTGCCTGCCGTCATGCGTTTCTGGAAGGCGAGTTGGCCATATTGTATGCCCGACTGGATGAGGCAGTGCCAGGCAATCGTCGCAAGATCATTCGGCGCGATGTGCAAACGGTCGATCAGATGTGA
- a CDS encoding OsmC family protein: MAEQIVITLTQQHDYQFLIDFGEPVPTLLTDESAPLGQDAGPDPTRLLATAVANCLAASLLFALRKFKNQPEPIQAKATVTMTRNLTNRLRIGDIAVELQIGQQAVDVAQLDRILGQFEDFCVVTQSVRQGLPVSVKVLDSAGQILHNAD; encoded by the coding sequence ATGGCTGAACAGATTGTCATTACATTGACACAGCAACACGATTACCAATTCTTGATTGATTTTGGCGAGCCGGTGCCAACCCTGCTGACAGATGAGAGTGCGCCGTTGGGGCAGGATGCAGGGCCCGATCCAACTCGTTTGTTGGCGACGGCGGTTGCCAACTGCCTTGCTGCCAGCTTGTTGTTTGCGTTGCGAAAATTCAAAAACCAGCCGGAGCCAATTCAGGCCAAGGCTACGGTTACCATGACCCGTAACCTGACAAACCGATTGCGAATTGGAGATATTGCGGTTGAATTGCAAATTGGTCAACAAGCGGTTGATGTTGCGCAACTTGATCGCATTTTGGGGCAGTTCGAGGATTTCTGTGTAGTGACGCAAAGTGTCCGGCAAGGTTTGCCGGTCAGTGTCAAAGTATTGGATTCTGCGGGTCAGATACTCCATAACGCTGACTGA
- a CDS encoding fkbH domain protein, whose protein sequence is MPSRDILIGASFTAEPLACHLQQQGAEGVSFIPAATLLSYLREPVADAASHTHFLLIRLEDLVREEKGNPAELARSLRRIGPLWLDAIAAHGAQLPNRPYLMVMPSPRLSRQGGQLAATCRALTRKLCSLPQVHLLCWSDFVASVPTVPLFDPVADQLGHVPMTLTGFAALGAWLMQQKRIPAPTITTYLPALLRPDALLRFHRRLHLQLHCHPMHELSQLVAAARLSRSATFHLSGRCLSEGQLQARLSDPAWTGLTIDAEDRFGRYRQCGFMLIRKGTVPCISEWALQTAVLGKQVEHCLLYGLAQSAQLARLPGLALAYVDQGRNLEMIGLIDAIYATAGGQRREVGTGRRLLDMAPSAVMSAVMQQAAAADMVADMDLAILPDWLHAGAQHVAA, encoded by the coding sequence ATGCCATCCCGTGACATCCTGATTGGTGCCAGTTTTACGGCTGAGCCACTGGCCTGTCATTTACAACAACAGGGAGCGGAAGGTGTCAGTTTCATTCCGGCTGCCACATTGTTGTCCTACCTCCGTGAGCCTGTCGCAGATGCGGCATCCCATACCCATTTTCTGTTGATCCGGCTGGAAGATCTGGTTCGGGAGGAAAAGGGTAACCCGGCGGAGCTGGCTCGGTCGTTACGCCGGATAGGTCCATTGTGGCTCGATGCCATTGCCGCCCATGGTGCGCAGTTGCCAAATCGGCCTTATCTCATGGTAATGCCTTCCCCGCGCTTGAGTCGGCAGGGTGGCCAGTTGGCCGCAACTTGTCGTGCATTGACACGAAAGTTATGTAGCCTGCCTCAGGTGCACCTGCTTTGCTGGTCGGATTTCGTGGCCAGTGTCCCAACGGTGCCGTTGTTTGATCCCGTGGCAGACCAGTTGGGCCATGTACCGATGACCCTGACTGGTTTTGCCGCACTGGGTGCCTGGCTCATGCAGCAAAAGCGTATCCCGGCGCCGACGATCACCACATATTTGCCAGCACTGCTACGGCCTGATGCACTACTGCGTTTTCATCGGCGTTTGCATCTGCAATTGCATTGCCATCCAATGCACGAACTGTCGCAACTTGTTGCGGCCGCCAGGTTGAGTCGGTCTGCCACGTTTCATTTGTCGGGTCGCTGCCTGAGTGAGGGACAGTTGCAAGCCAGGCTGAGCGACCCGGCATGGACAGGCCTGACGATCGACGCCGAAGATCGTTTTGGACGATACCGGCAATGTGGTTTCATGTTGATACGCAAAGGAACGGTGCCGTGCATCAGTGAATGGGCGTTGCAGACAGCTGTGTTGGGGAAGCAGGTTGAACACTGCTTGTTATATGGATTGGCGCAGTCGGCACAACTGGCTCGATTGCCAGGGTTGGCGCTGGCCTATGTGGATCAGGGTAGGAACCTGGAAATGATCGGCTTGATCGATGCGATCTATGCCACTGCAGGCGGTCAGCGTCGGGAAGTCGGTACAGGTCGACGTTTGCTCGATATGGCGCCTTCTGCGGTGATGAGTGCGGTGATGCAGCAGGCTGCCGCTGCCGATATGGTGGCGGATATGGACTTGGCGATTTTGCCGGATTGGCTGCATGCCGGCGCACAGCATGTAGCAGCTTAG
- a CDS encoding class I adenylate-forming enzyme family protein, which produces MDVLQDRLIQLGNAVLESTRFGPDATVDNLPEWNALKHVQLLIAIAREFQIPVPLEEAYRLDSFHQLMLLVRHAQMAADEVQHEVDTCTVGAVFLRQVRHQPAAPFLIFPKEGVTDTYQSFYRVVCAAGNQLVRRGLTAGDRLGLVFPNGSEMLAYYLAAQLLGVVVVPINPALTATDMADVIANCDARLTLFDRQLLHGHGKLAELMPNRSLVVVGVASGLGIEVLRDCRDVVMPTLPSGMGSDGTSVIQYTAGATGLPRGVVLSHRNLLSNAKAVADWFSFAANTRALCMLPMFHGNAQVVSLLAPMWVGGSVVVLESKSALPSFWKMIDTYQIHWTSVMPSMLSALLTFRLPRFDRCLRGIISSGQALPDEVRIKFEAEYQTPVYQAYGLAETASIASLNRYPAGLRRAGSIGMPLPGCRMKVVNEFGETLPDGVTGQILIGGDNVASRYHGAPSLSAQRFRDGWFHSGDYGCRDAEGNFYFATRLDDLIVRGGESLYPAELENVLHGCREVVECAAFGVPDPILGQDICIYVKLREGSPFTVADVKHFCQTRMARYKQPQYVVVVNHLADLRIWPGGLVDNLLRRKLREHFMQQQRMGSAARCEPSEARQIASLPISLPG; this is translated from the coding sequence GTGGATGTACTGCAGGACCGACTGATTCAATTGGGCAATGCAGTGCTGGAAAGTACGCGCTTTGGCCCGGATGCAACAGTGGATAATCTGCCGGAGTGGAATGCGCTGAAGCATGTGCAGCTTTTGATTGCCATTGCGCGCGAATTCCAGATTCCGGTACCGCTGGAAGAGGCTTATCGACTGGATTCTTTTCATCAGCTGATGTTGCTGGTGCGGCACGCTCAGATGGCTGCAGATGAAGTGCAGCATGAAGTAGATACCTGCACTGTCGGTGCGGTGTTTCTGCGGCAAGTTCGACATCAACCGGCAGCTCCCTTCCTGATTTTTCCGAAGGAAGGTGTTACGGACACCTATCAGTCGTTTTACCGTGTGGTGTGCGCGGCAGGCAATCAGTTGGTGCGTCGTGGGTTGACTGCAGGTGACCGGTTGGGTTTGGTGTTTCCCAATGGGTCGGAAATGTTGGCTTACTACTTGGCGGCCCAATTGCTGGGCGTGGTCGTGGTGCCAATCAACCCGGCGTTGACAGCTACCGACATGGCAGATGTCATTGCCAACTGTGACGCCAGGTTGACCTTGTTTGACCGGCAGCTGTTACACGGCCATGGCAAGCTGGCCGAATTGATGCCCAATCGATCGCTGGTGGTTGTTGGCGTGGCTTCAGGTCTGGGGATTGAAGTATTACGGGATTGTCGTGATGTGGTCATGCCGACATTGCCATCCGGGATGGGGTCTGACGGTACCTCCGTGATCCAATATACCGCTGGCGCGACGGGACTTCCTCGCGGGGTCGTGTTGTCGCATCGGAATTTATTATCGAATGCAAAAGCCGTGGCAGACTGGTTTTCATTCGCAGCCAATACCCGTGCTTTGTGCATGTTACCGATGTTTCACGGTAATGCACAGGTTGTGAGTCTGTTGGCGCCAATGTGGGTCGGTGGCAGTGTGGTGGTGCTGGAAAGCAAGTCGGCGTTGCCATCGTTTTGGAAAATGATTGATACCTATCAGATTCATTGGACCAGCGTCATGCCTTCCATGTTGTCCGCGTTGCTGACGTTTCGTCTGCCACGGTTTGATCGGTGTCTACGTGGCATCATCAGTTCAGGTCAGGCTTTGCCGGACGAGGTGCGGATCAAGTTCGAGGCGGAGTACCAGACCCCAGTCTACCAAGCATATGGATTAGCAGAAACCGCCTCGATTGCCAGTCTGAACCGCTATCCAGCTGGCTTGCGTCGTGCCGGATCGATCGGCATGCCATTGCCAGGGTGCCGGATGAAAGTCGTCAATGAATTCGGTGAAACCTTACCAGATGGTGTAACCGGACAGATTCTGATTGGGGGCGACAATGTAGCCAGCCGGTACCATGGCGCCCCCTCGCTGAGTGCGCAGCGATTTCGGGATGGCTGGTTTCACAGCGGGGATTACGGTTGCCGCGATGCCGAGGGTAATTTCTATTTTGCCACCCGTCTGGATGACCTGATTGTGAGGGGCGGGGAGAGCTTGTACCCGGCTGAGCTGGAAAATGTACTGCATGGTTGCCGCGAGGTGGTGGAATGCGCAGCCTTCGGCGTGCCCGACCCGATCCTGGGGCAGGATATCTGCATCTATGTGAAGCTGCGCGAAGGCTCGCCCTTTACGGTGGCAGATGTGAAGCATTTCTGCCAGACACGTATGGCCCGATATAAGCAGCCCCAATACGTGGTGGTCGTCAATCACCTGGCCGACTTGCGTATTTGGCCAGGTGGTCTGGTCGATAATCTGTTACGGCGTAAATTGCGTGAGCATTTCATGCAACAGCAGCGCATGGGTTCGGCTGCCCGATGTGAGCCGTCAGAAGCAAGGCAAATTGCATCGTTGCCAATATCTTTGCCTGGTTGA